The Setaria viridis chromosome 6, Setaria_viridis_v4.0, whole genome shotgun sequence genome contains a region encoding:
- the LOC117861326 gene encoding general transcription and DNA repair factor IIH subunit TFB1-1 isoform X2 gives MGSLTIGAKYKTTLKDPGTPGILRMNDDKFTFTPNDPRSAMKLNVEFRSIKGHKFNKVDGNKPALLNLSKDSDKGGGYMFEFDNVGNRDLCRDFVARVLGKHQGMPPRPTMPPEISVPSAGMEQLSAAEVERRVKLLREDSELQKLHKKFVLGNILQESEFWATRKNLLDDVANKASKQKPGFKTAMSDVRPSADGRTNKVTFNLTPEMIHQIFAEKPAVRRAFLDFVPKKMTDLEFWRKYCRAEYLLRTKNTAAAAAEAAEDEELAVFLKNDDILVKEAKLKIKQVDPTLDMEADAGDDYIHLPDHGILRDGSKETVDNDSEFARRTLSQELNRHAAVVLEGIASDVELTDAKSVAEALARSKKEPPSTSAVDDTSHERLLKVARMTEIEDLQAPQSLPYAPLCIKDPREYFDSQQANALRSLGASNDGRKSRNCSLSTEEAFHHLTDQISSIKVNKSNCTVIQSDMAVKEILTT, from the exons atgggGTCGCTGACGATCGGAGCCAAGTACAAGACCACTCTCAAGGACCCCGGCACCCCAGGGATCCTCCGCATG AACGATGATAAGTTCACTTTCACCCCAAATGATCCTAGGTCGGCAATGAAGCTAAATGTCGAATTCCGAAGTATCAAAG GTCACAAGTTCAACAAGGTAGATGGTAACAAACCAGCATTGTTGAATCTTTCAAAAGATTCTGACAAG GGTGGAGGCTACATGTTTGAGTTTGACAATGTTGGTAACCGCGACCTATGTCGAGACTTTGTAG CTAGGGTTTTAGGCAAACATCAAGGGATGCCccctcgaccaaccatgcctcCTGAAATCTCAGTTCCATCTGCTGGTATGGAACAGCTGAGTGCTGCTGAAGTGGAGCGACGTGTGAAACTGTTGCGAGAAGATAG TGAATTGCAGAAATTACATAAGAAGTTTGTTCTTGGAAATATTCTGCAAGAATCTGAATTTTGGGCAACAAGAAAG AATTTACTTGATGATGTAGCAAATAAAGCATCAAAACAAAAGCCTGGTTTCAAGACTGCGATGTCTGATGTTAGGCCGTCAGCTGATGGTCGG ACAAACAAGGTTACTTTCAATCTCACACCTGAGATGATACATCAG ATTTTTGCTGAAAAGCCTGCTGTTCGTCGGGCATTTTTAGATTTCGTTCCGAAAAAG ATGACAGACCTAGAATTTTGGAGAAAGTACTGTAGAGCTGAGTATCTACTTAGGACAAAAaacactgcagcagcagcagctgaggcTGCTGAAGATGAGGAATTAGCCGTCTTCCTGAAGAATGACGATATATTGGTGAAGGAGGCAAAGTTAAAG ATAAAACAAGTCGATCCAACGTTAGACATGGAGGCAGATGCTGGAGATGATTATATCCATCTTCCG GACCATGGGATTCTCCGTGATGGCAGCAAAGAGACAGTTGACAATGACAGTGAGTTTGCCAGGAGAACACTGTCTCAGGAGCTGAATCGCCATGCCGCTGTTGTTCTTGAAGGGATAGCTTCAG ATGTGGAGCTGACTGATGCAAAGAGTGTAGCGGAAGCCCTTGCAAGGTCCAAGAAGG AACCACCTTCCACTTCTGCTGTTGATGATACTAGTCATGAGAGACTGTTGAAGGTGGCCAGAATGACAGAGATAGAGGATCTGCAAGCTCCACAAAGCCTTCCCTATGCACCACTTTGTATAAAG GATCCGAGAGAGTATTTTGATTCCCAACAAGCAAATGCTCTGAGATCTTTAGGTGCGAGCAATGATGGAAGAAAATCCCGTAATTGCAGCTTGAGCACTGAAGAAGCGTTCCATCATTTAACGGATCAAATATCTTCGATTAAAGTTAATAAGTCGAACTGTACAGTTATTCAGTCAGATATGGCTGTTAAG
- the LOC117861667 gene encoding uncharacterized protein, translating into MGLKKEELDYVLVPLGLAVMAVYHAWLLLRVRRRPATTVIGVNAINRRIWVRHVMEEPSGKHAVLAVQTIRNNIMASTLLASTAITLSSLIAVLMSSGGGGGSSSTTATASSNDGGLLPGAPLVLGATGVPALSAKFFAILVCFLLAFLLNVQSIRYYSHASLLVNVPLGAWDDGRGRRRLRPGRAAAVVYVTDVLNRGSYFWSLGARAFYFSCPVFLWLFGPIPMLVACVAMVCALYFLDVCKDWKEEEGGGGGGDDDECVGDERAAGRKGKGAEQQV; encoded by the exons ATGGGGTTGAAGAAGGAGGAGCTGGACTACGTGCTGGTGCCGCTGGGTCTGGCGGTGATGGCGGTGTACCACGCGTGGCTGCTgctccgcgtccgccgccggccggcgaccaCCGTCATCGGTGTCAACGCCATCAACCGCCGCATCTGGGTCCGTCACGTCATGGAG GAGCCGTCCGGGAAGCACGCGGTGCTGGCGGTGCAGACGATCCGCAACAACATCATGGCGTCAACACTACTCGCCTCGACGGCCATCACCCTCAGCTCCCTGATCGCCGTCCTCAtgtccagcggcggcggcggcgggagctcatccaccaccgccaccgcctcctccaacGACGGCGGCCTCCTCCCGGGCGCGCCGCTGGTGTTGGGCGCGACGGGGGTGCCGGCACTGTCGGCCAAGTTCTTCGCGATCCTCGTCTGCTTCCTCCTCGCGTTCCTCCTCAACGTGCAGTCGATCCGGTACTACAGCCACGCGAGCTTGCTCGTGAACGTGCCGCTGGGCGCGTGGGacgacggccgcggccggcgccgcctccggccggggcgcgccgccgccgtcgtgtaCGTGACCGACGTGCTCAACCGCGGGAGCTACTTCTGGTCGCTGGGCGCGCGGGCATTCTACTTCTCGTGCCCCGTCTTCCTCTGGCTCTTCGGGCCAATCCCCATGCTCGTCGCCTGCGTCGCCATGGTCTGCGCGCTCTACTTCCTCGACGTGTGCAAGGactggaaggaggaggagggaggcggcggcggcggcgacgacgacgagtgcGTTGGTGACGAGAGGGCAGCAGGACGGAAAGGGAAGGGTGCAGAGCAGCAGGTGTAG
- the LOC117860607 gene encoding GDP-mannose 3,5-epimerase 1, whose amino-acid sequence MGSSEKTVSTYGEYTYAELEREPYWPSEKLRISITGAGGFIGSHIARRLKSEGHYIIASDWKKNEHMTEDMFCHEFHLVDLRVMDNCLKVTQGVDHVFNLAADMGGMGFIQSNHSVIMYNNTMISFNMLEAARINGVKRFFYASSACIYPEFKQLETNVSLKESDAWPAEPQDAYGLEKLATEELCKHYTKDFGIECRVGRFHNIYGPFGTWKGGREKAPAAFCRKAQTSTERFEMWGDGLQTRSFTFIDECVEGVLRLTKSDFREPVNIGSDEMVSMNEMAEIVLSFEDRKLPIHHIPGPEGVRGRNSDNTLIKEKLGWAPTMKLKDGLRFTYFWIKEQIEKEKTQGVDIAAYGSSKVVSTQAPVQLGSLRAADGKEGL is encoded by the exons ATGGGGAGCAGCGAGAAGACCGTCAGCACTTATGGTGAGTACACCTATGCTGAGCTGGAGAGGGAGCCCTACTGGCCCAGTGAGAAGTTGAGGATTTCCATTACTGGGGCTGGTGGTTTCATTGGATCCCACATTGCTCGCCGTCTGAAAAGCGAGGGCCATTACATCATCGCCTCTGACTGGAAGAAGAATGAGCACATGACTGAGGATATGTTCTGCCATGAGTTCCACCTTGTTGACCTCAGGGTCATGGACAACTGTCTGAAGGTTACCCAAGGCGTCGACCATGTATTCAATCTTGCTGCTGATATGGGTGGCATGGGGTTCATCCAGTCAAACCACTCTGTCATCATGTACAACAACACCATGATCAGTTTCAACATGCTTGAGGCTGCACGCATCAATGGTGTGAAGAG GTTCTTCTATGCCTCGAGTGCGTGCATTTACCCAGAATTCAAGCAGCTTGAGACAAATGTGAGCCTGAAGGAATCTGATGCCTGGCCTGCTGAG CCTCAAGATGCCTATGGCTTGGAGAAGCTTGCAACTGAGGAGCTCTGCAAGCACTACACCAAGGACTTTGGCATCGAGTGCCGTGTTGGCCGTTTCCACAACATCTATGGCCCCTTCGGAACATGGAAAG GTGGCCGTGAGAAGGCACCGGCTGCCTTCTGCAGAAAGGCTCAGACATCTACCGAGAGGTTTGAGATGTGGGGCGATGGCCTCCAGACACGGTCCTTCACCTTCATTGACGAGTGCGTTGAGGGTGTCCTGAG GCTGACCAAGTCAGACTTCCGCGAGCCGGTGAACATCGGGAGCGATGAGATGGTGAGCATGAACGAGATGGCCGAGATTGTCCTGAGCTTTGAGGATAGGAAGCTGCCCATCCACCACATCCCTGGTCCCGAGGGGGTCCGTGGGCGCAACTCTGACAACACCCTTATCAAGGAGAAGCTAGGCTGGGCCCCGACAATGAAGCTCAAG GATGGGCTGAGGTTCACCTACTTCTGGATCAAGGAGCagatcgagaaggagaagacGCAGGGTGTCGACATCGCGGCGTACGGGTCCTCCAAGGTGGTGTCGACGCAGGCGCCCGTGCAGCTGGgctccctccgcgccgccgacggcaaGGAGGGCCTCTGA